The Burkholderia pyrrocinia genome includes a region encoding these proteins:
- a CDS encoding NAD-dependent protein deacetylase, giving the protein MNDKALHDPSSADVDPAALDALHTFVERHPHLLVLTGAGISTDSGIPGYRDRNGQWMRSPPIQLQEFLGSDAARRRYWARSMIGWPVVGRAQPNGSHVALARLGGAGRIERLVTQNVDGLHQRAGSGDVIELHGGINGVTCLACGAHHARATIQAVLEADNPELLGAQAEPAADGDAHLEWAALDTFRIPGCPACGGLLKPAVVFFGENVPRERVALASQALDAADALLVVGSSLMVYSGYRFCVWAQAQHKPVAALNLGHTRADPMLTLKVEARCAPALDALTARLGLTGHAPEQAS; this is encoded by the coding sequence ATGAACGATAAAGCCTTGCACGACCCCTCATCCGCTGACGTCGATCCGGCCGCGCTCGATGCGCTGCACACGTTCGTCGAGCGTCATCCGCATCTGCTCGTGCTGACCGGTGCGGGCATCAGCACCGATTCCGGCATTCCCGGCTATCGCGACCGCAACGGCCAATGGATGCGCTCGCCGCCGATCCAGCTCCAGGAATTCCTCGGCTCCGATGCCGCGCGGCGACGCTACTGGGCGCGCAGCATGATCGGCTGGCCTGTCGTCGGCCGCGCGCAGCCGAACGGGTCGCACGTCGCGCTGGCGCGGCTCGGCGGCGCGGGCCGGATCGAGCGCCTCGTCACGCAGAACGTCGACGGCCTGCACCAGCGTGCGGGCAGCGGCGACGTGATCGAACTGCACGGCGGAATCAACGGCGTAACGTGCCTCGCGTGCGGCGCGCATCATGCGCGCGCGACGATCCAGGCCGTGCTCGAAGCCGACAATCCCGAACTGCTGGGCGCGCAGGCCGAGCCGGCCGCGGATGGCGACGCGCACCTCGAATGGGCCGCGCTCGATACGTTCCGCATCCCGGGGTGCCCCGCGTGCGGTGGCCTGCTGAAGCCGGCGGTCGTGTTCTTCGGCGAGAACGTGCCGCGCGAGCGCGTGGCGCTGGCCTCGCAGGCGCTCGATGCGGCCGATGCGCTGCTCGTCGTCGGCTCGTCGCTGATGGTGTATTCCGGCTACCGCTTCTGCGTGTGGGCGCAGGCGCAGCACAAGCCGGTCGCCGCGCTCAATCTCGGCCATACGCGCGCCGATCCGATGCTGACGCTGAAGGTCGAGGCGCGCTGCGCACCCGCGCTCGACGCGCTGACTGCGCGGCTGGGTCTCACGGGCCACGCACCGGAGCAGGCATCGTGA
- a CDS encoding LLM class oxidoreductase: MTTPAPAGPDVAHRIFSAGRLSIGLTLPLLRSGDIVADFNEQLELAALADTLGFRALWIRDVPLNSADYPDPVGHLDPWVLLGALAARTRRIALASGAIVLPLRHPLHIAKGALSVATLSGGRFILGLGSGDRPPEYAAFGVDAETRRDRYRAHWDVVAAALDVPSRVLPDAAPPDAPEFTLLPRGDDAVPILAVGSGGQSVDWIARHSIGWMTYHRDPDTQRARYSMWRAAVDRLASPDFRAFGVSMRLDLATHPDAPATALPLGYATGRRALVDILRDMRAAGTHHVTLNPGSDRPVRAVIEEIAEHVLPVFHDGQA, translated from the coding sequence ATGACCACGCCCGCCCCCGCCGGCCCCGACGTCGCGCATCGCATCTTTTCGGCCGGGCGGCTGTCGATCGGCCTTACGCTTCCGCTGCTTCGCAGCGGCGATATCGTCGCCGACTTCAACGAACAGCTCGAACTCGCGGCGCTTGCCGATACGCTCGGCTTTCGCGCGCTGTGGATTCGCGACGTGCCGCTGAACAGCGCCGATTATCCCGACCCGGTCGGCCACCTCGACCCGTGGGTGCTGCTCGGCGCACTGGCGGCGCGCACGCGCCGGATCGCACTCGCCAGCGGCGCAATCGTGCTGCCGCTGCGTCATCCGCTGCATATCGCGAAAGGCGCGCTGTCGGTCGCGACGCTGTCGGGCGGACGCTTCATCCTCGGGCTCGGCTCCGGTGATCGGCCGCCCGAATATGCGGCCTTCGGCGTCGACGCGGAAACGCGGCGCGACCGGTACCGCGCGCACTGGGACGTCGTCGCAGCCGCACTCGATGTGCCGTCACGCGTGCTGCCCGACGCAGCGCCGCCCGACGCGCCCGAATTCACGCTGCTGCCGCGCGGCGACGACGCCGTGCCGATACTCGCGGTCGGCTCGGGCGGACAGAGCGTCGACTGGATCGCACGGCACTCGATCGGCTGGATGACGTACCACCGCGATCCGGACACGCAGCGCGCACGCTATTCGATGTGGCGCGCGGCGGTCGACCGGCTCGCGTCGCCGGACTTTCGCGCGTTCGGCGTGTCGATGCGGCTCGACCTCGCCACGCATCCCGATGCGCCGGCCACGGCGTTGCCGCTCGGCTATGCAACCGGGCGCCGCGCATTGGTCGACATCCTGCGCGACATGCGCGCGGCGGGCACGCATCACGTCACGCTGAATCCGGGATCGGACCGGCCCGTGCGCGCGGTCATCGAAGAAATCGCCGAGCACGTGCTGCCGGTTTTTCACGATGGGCAAGCGTGA
- a CDS encoding DUF4148 domain-containing protein produces MKSLIATFAAAAVLAVPAVSFAQQNAPVTRAQVKAELVAVQQAGYKLGSDRTNYPEGIQAAEARVNPQQNVAAADTTGYGAQPAAAQESGVPAAAKTGWQVKRIADGAPVYKGR; encoded by the coding sequence ATGAAATCGCTGATCGCAACGTTCGCTGCAGCTGCTGTCCTCGCCGTTCCCGCCGTCTCGTTCGCCCAACAGAACGCACCCGTCACCCGTGCGCAGGTGAAGGCCGAGCTGGTCGCCGTGCAACAGGCCGGCTACAAGCTGGGCAGCGACCGTACGAACTACCCGGAAGGCATCCAGGCTGCTGAAGCCCGTGTGAACCCGCAACAGAACGTCGCCGCCGCCGACACGACCGGCTATGGCGCGCAACCGGCCGCCGCGCAGGAATCGGGCGTACCGGCCGCGGCAAAGACCGGCTGGCAAGTCAAGCGTATCGCTGACGGCGCACCGGTCTACAAGGGTCGTTAA
- the gndA gene encoding NADP-dependent phosphogluconate dehydrogenase — translation MGKQAIGVIGLAVMGRNLALNIESRGYAVSVYNRSREKTDELIAEFPGRNLVPTFTLEAFVASLETPRRILMMVKAGEATDATIASLKPLLEKGDVLIDGGNTHFTDTIRRNQELAQSGLHFIGTGVSGGEEGALRGPSIMPGGQRDAYDLVEPILKQIAAKAPSDGEPCVAYMGPDGAGHYVKMVHNGIEYGDMQLIAESYSVLKDVAGLTNDELGAVYTEWNQGELDSYLIEITSKIFGKKDEETGKHLVDVILDRAAQKGTGKWTSQNALDLGVPLPLITESVFARVLSSLKTERVAASKILSGPAAAPFDGDRAAFVEAVRRALYLSKVISYAQGFAQLRTASEEYGWNLDLGTIAKIFRAGCIIRARFLQKITDAYAKDPALANLLLDPYFKDIAANYQASLRDVVVAAVKAGVPVPAFASAVAYFDSYRSERLPANLVQAQRDFFGAHTFERTDKPGSFHANWS, via the coding sequence ATGGGCAAACAAGCAATCGGTGTGATCGGGCTCGCGGTGATGGGTCGCAATCTCGCTCTCAATATCGAGAGCCGCGGTTACGCGGTGTCGGTGTACAACCGCAGCCGCGAGAAAACCGACGAACTGATCGCCGAATTCCCCGGCCGCAATCTGGTGCCGACCTTTACGCTCGAAGCGTTCGTCGCGTCGCTCGAAACGCCGCGCCGGATCCTGATGATGGTGAAGGCAGGCGAAGCGACCGATGCGACGATCGCATCGCTCAAGCCGCTGCTCGAGAAGGGCGACGTGCTGATCGACGGCGGCAATACGCACTTTACCGACACGATCCGCCGCAACCAGGAACTCGCGCAATCGGGCCTGCACTTCATCGGCACCGGCGTGTCGGGCGGCGAAGAGGGCGCGCTGCGCGGCCCGTCGATCATGCCCGGCGGCCAGCGCGACGCGTATGACCTCGTCGAGCCGATCCTCAAGCAGATCGCCGCGAAGGCGCCGTCGGACGGCGAGCCGTGCGTCGCGTACATGGGCCCGGACGGTGCGGGCCACTACGTGAAGATGGTCCACAACGGCATCGAGTACGGCGACATGCAACTGATCGCCGAAAGCTATTCGGTGCTGAAGGACGTCGCGGGCCTGACCAACGACGAACTCGGTGCGGTGTACACCGAATGGAACCAGGGCGAGCTCGACAGCTACCTGATCGAGATCACGTCGAAGATCTTCGGCAAGAAGGACGAAGAGACCGGCAAGCACCTCGTCGACGTGATCCTCGATCGCGCCGCGCAGAAGGGCACCGGCAAGTGGACCAGCCAGAACGCACTGGATCTCGGCGTGCCGCTGCCGCTCATCACCGAGTCCGTGTTCGCGCGCGTGCTGTCGTCGCTGAAGACCGAGCGCGTCGCGGCCAGCAAGATCCTGTCGGGCCCGGCCGCCGCGCCGTTCGACGGCGATCGCGCCGCGTTCGTCGAAGCGGTGCGCCGCGCGCTGTACCTGAGCAAGGTGATCTCGTACGCGCAGGGCTTCGCGCAACTGCGCACGGCGTCCGAAGAATACGGCTGGAACCTCGACCTCGGGACGATCGCGAAGATCTTCCGCGCGGGCTGCATCATCCGCGCGCGCTTCCTGCAGAAGATCACGGACGCGTACGCGAAGGATCCGGCGCTCGCGAACCTGCTGCTCGATCCGTACTTCAAGGACATCGCCGCGAACTACCAGGCGTCGCTGCGCGACGTCGTGGTCGCCGCGGTGAAGGCCGGCGTGCCGGTGCCGGCGTTCGCGTCGGCGGTCGCGTACTTCGACAGCTACCGTTCCGAGCGGCTGCCGGCGAACCTTGTGCAGGCGCAGCGCGACTTCTTCGGCGCGCACACGTTCGAGCGCACCGACAAGCCGGGCAGCTTCCACGCGAACTGGTCGTAA
- a CDS encoding DUF938 domain-containing protein translates to MTGATPSPDPSARLSAPAAERNRGPILDVLRRVLPASGSVLEIASGTGQHVVHFAQALPGLRWQPSDPDAQARRSIAAWIAHAGLANVAGPLAFDVRDASWPVDALDAIVCINMIHISPWACTDALFAGASRLLRPGGVLFLYGPYRREGRHTAPSNEAFDLQLRSRDPSWGVRDLEAVVALGLDRGLDCIEVVEMPANNLSVVFRRLPHAEQ, encoded by the coding sequence GTGACCGGCGCGACGCCTTCGCCCGATCCGTCCGCGCGACTGTCGGCGCCGGCGGCCGAACGCAATCGCGGGCCGATCCTCGACGTATTGCGCCGCGTGCTGCCGGCCAGCGGCAGCGTGCTCGAAATCGCGAGCGGCACGGGCCAGCACGTCGTCCACTTCGCGCAGGCGCTGCCGGGCCTGCGCTGGCAGCCGAGCGATCCCGATGCGCAGGCGCGGCGTTCGATCGCCGCGTGGATCGCGCATGCGGGCCTCGCGAACGTCGCCGGGCCGCTGGCGTTCGACGTGCGCGACGCGTCCTGGCCGGTCGACGCACTCGACGCGATCGTCTGCATCAACATGATTCATATCTCGCCGTGGGCCTGCACCGACGCGCTGTTCGCGGGCGCGTCGCGTCTGCTGCGGCCGGGCGGCGTGCTGTTTCTGTACGGCCCGTATCGTCGCGAGGGCCGGCATACGGCGCCGTCGAACGAAGCATTCGACCTGCAGTTGCGAAGCCGCGATCCGTCGTGGGGCGTGCGCGATCTCGAGGCCGTCGTCGCGCTCGGCCTCGATCGCGGGCTCGACTGCATCGAGGTCGTCGAGATGCCGGCGAACAACCTGAGCGTCGTGTTCCGGCGGCTTCCGCACGCGGAGCAATGA
- a CDS encoding GNAT family N-acetyltransferase, with amino-acid sequence MSDAKDWLDIDYRTLFRLRPDRRIERENDPDCSPGPRFWLGGCADGNLSGVRADVPDHIADELARVADSEPPFANRMQPVHLERYLAMLAPVPHWNVGLVYALPHALGFDTDARIALIDGDSDAGRQLLQSLSAHGMPEGLFSTGFRSAADLWAPWCAAIVDGEVASVAFAARLSDIGAELGLATAPAFRGRGLAAAVTAAWSRLPSLQTRTLFYSTDRDNLASQRVASRLGLALRGMTLRIA; translated from the coding sequence ATGTCCGACGCAAAAGACTGGCTAGATATCGACTACCGCACGCTGTTCCGGCTGCGCCCGGATCGCCGGATCGAACGAGAGAACGATCCCGACTGCTCGCCCGGGCCGCGCTTCTGGCTCGGCGGATGCGCGGACGGCAACCTGTCGGGCGTACGCGCCGACGTGCCCGACCACATTGCAGACGAACTGGCGCGCGTGGCCGACAGCGAACCGCCGTTTGCGAACCGCATGCAGCCCGTGCATCTCGAACGCTATCTCGCGATGCTCGCGCCCGTTCCGCACTGGAACGTTGGCCTCGTCTACGCACTGCCGCACGCGCTCGGTTTCGACACCGACGCGCGCATCGCGCTGATCGACGGCGACAGCGACGCAGGCCGGCAACTGCTGCAATCGCTGTCCGCGCACGGGATGCCCGAAGGCCTGTTCTCGACGGGTTTTCGAAGCGCTGCCGATCTGTGGGCGCCGTGGTGCGCGGCCATCGTCGACGGAGAAGTCGCGTCGGTCGCGTTCGCCGCGCGGCTGTCCGATATCGGTGCCGAACTGGGTCTCGCGACGGCCCCCGCGTTTCGGGGGCGCGGCCTCGCGGCGGCCGTCACCGCCGCGTGGTCGCGGCTGCCGTCGCTGCAAACGCGCACGCTGTTCTACAGCACCGACCGCGACAACCTCGCGTCGCAACGCGTGGCGTCCCGCCTCGGCCTCGCGCTGCGCGGCATGACGTTGCGGATCGCATAG